The following is a genomic window from Coriobacteriaceae bacterium.
GACACGCCGCACCACGCGCTGTTCCCCCAGGGCATCGTGGGCCCGGGTCACCCCTACAGCAATGTGATCGAGTACCACTTCATGAGGCACTAAGTCCACAACGCGACATATCGCACAGCAGCGCCCGCCGGCACCACCGCCGACGGGCGCTTTTTCATCCCTAGGTCTCAATTTCGCTGTCACCGTATGAGGGATCAGTTGAACAGATTGTCGATGGGGTCGGGGCTGGAGCTGGGGAGGTAGCGGATTTCTAGCTCTATGCCGCGTTCTTGTAGCTCCTTGAAGGCAGCGACGTCTGCGTCGCCTACGGCAACTGCGGGCGTTACAGGACGCTTGCCCTCCCCTGCTTGCATGTGACCGATGCTGATCTTGGTGATGGGCACGCCGCCCTTAACCAGCGCGAGCGCATCGACGGGTGAGGCCACCATGATCAGAATCCATTGACGCGGCGTTGCGGTATGAATGATGTCGATGGTCCTTTGCACCGAGAAAAACCGTGTCCACACGCCTTCTGGCGCCGCGACCCTCATAGGCGCCCACTTGCGCGAATCCGCCGCAATCTCGTCGTTAACGATTAGGACGAGGTTGGAACCAACCTCCTCATTCCACAGCACAACGTCTTGCCCGTAAATGAAACGGTCGTCGATGCGTGTGAGAAGAATCTTGGGTTGAGCCATCGCTGCCCCATTCTGTTTGAGACCCGTAAGAGCAAGACATCGCGTCTCCAATATTAGTGCATTTAAGGTTGATTTCCGATCTCAGCCGAACACATTGAGCGGATAGGCCGTTCCCGCAGCTAGCCGAACGCCCCCGAGGCCCCTCACGGGCCCCGGGGGCGCCGTTTTCCCAGTTGAAGGAACGGTGGAGATGTGTTTCGATGGGTCCGGTGGCCATGCTCCGCCCTCCGCCCGGCACCTCTTCCCAGACTCAGCCGGACGGTCGGTCCGTCTATTCCGTTTTGCCTTCAGACTAGGCCAGCGGGGCATCGCCCCTCTCGGCGCGCGCCCTCTCGATGAGGCCCGGCGTCAGGTCGAGTTCGCCGATGGGCACCTCCTCCACGCCGCAGGCGTCCAGCAGCGCCGCCGCGTCGCCGCCGAGCATCGCCCTGAAGGCGCGGGCGGGCGTCGAGAAGCCGAGCGCG
Proteins encoded in this region:
- a CDS encoding PTS sugar transporter subunit IIB, with translation MAQPKILLTRIDDRFIYGQDVVLWNEEVGSNLVLIVNDEIAADSRKWAPMRVAAPEGVWTRFFSVQRTIDIIHTATPRQWILIMVASPVDALALVKGGVPITKISIGHMQAGEGKRPVTPAVAVGDADVAAFKELQERGIELEIRYLPSSSPDPIDNLFN